The uncultured Methanoregula sp. genomic sequence TTGATTTCAAAAAGTTCATCGCGATCATGATCGCGATTGAAAAACGGATCCGGATCAACCGAACCTTGATTGTTTTTTTCCCAGCAGACTCTGGTCAAAGAAATGGTTCAGCCGAATCTCCCTTTTTATAACGGTTTTTCCATGCGTTCTGATTGTTAGTGAGGGTTACCCCCTCTCTCCCCAGAGGGGAAAGTATCCCAACGGGAGCATCCCCCTGACCCCAAACCTTCATTCCTCCACGGATCAACATTTCTTACAACCCTAATGAGTGGCTATCCTGTTGTGGGGGATGCATCAGCGGCCGGGGTAGCCTCGGATGTCGTAGCCCCCGGGGGTGTCAGAACCCGGGAGCTGATACCTGGAGAATCTTCCGGCTCAGCCGACAGAGGTGCATCTATCTTCCTGCGGTTTTTTACCCTTCCCGCCCAATATGTAGAGACATACATGCCAGACAATGAGATTACTATCGGTGCCGAGGAATCCCGGCAAAAGCTGGTCTTTACCGGGCTCGTCATCGATATCCTCATCCTGATCCCCGAGACCGCAGCGGTCATCCTTTCCGGATCTGCCACCCTCCTGTCGGATGTCATCAAAGGTGCAAATGAGATCCTCGCCACTTCCTTTGCCCTCATGATCATACGGCGGGTGACCGCCGGCGGGAAGTTCACGTACGATTATGGCATGGGCAAGTTCGAGTCCCTCACCCGGATCATCACCGGCGGGGTGATGCTCATCTCGCTCTGCATCCTCCTGCTCTTCACCCTTCACCGTATCTTCAACCCGGAGCATTTCGATATAGATGCCGCTATCATCGGTATTCCCCTGATGTTCTTTGCCAGTATCGCGGATTCGTATCACTGGCGGAAAAACTACCAGAGGGCGCAAAAAGAGCCCACCCCTATCATGGAGGCCCAGTGGCGTCTCCGCAGGGCCAAGACCTTTTCCGACCTGCTGATCCTCCTTGCACTGGTGCTGTCGGTCGTCCTCGTCCAGTACAGCTGGTCGATGTACATCGATCCGGCGGTCTCGTTCATCATCATCGGCTTTTTACTGCTTGCCGGCTATCGTGAGATCTCCGCCTCCCTGCCGGATCTTTTCGATAAAACCCTGGAAGAAGAACTCCAGCTTCTCATACTTCGGGAACTGAGCTCATCGTTTCACCGGTACCACGAATTCTATGGTGTCCGCTCACGGAGGTCCGGCACCAGGATCTATATCGAGATCTTCCTCGGGTTTGACCCGGACCAGAGGATGGGGAACGTACAGGATTTCATCGATTTCCTGAAACGCTCCCTCGAGGATCAAATCCCCGGCAGCGTTGTGAGCATAGTCCCCATGCGGGAGAAGGATCCCCGTTCTGCGGTCTGATAAGAGAGAACCAGGACCTGTTGTTAAGTACGCGGATCGGCTCCTTCCCGGTATATGTCTGGCGGGGGCTCTGCCAATCCTCCGGATGCGGTATGAACCCTCAAAACGATTGAATTATATATATGGCATTCTCAACATTAGTAAGTACCTTGCAATGCAAGATACTGTGTTAAACACTTAACATGGAATGCCCGGCAAAGCAACCCTCAAAAAACCCCGCTGCGATTGCACAAAAATCCCTCAAAAACCTGTATGAGCGACATCAGATCCTCATGCAACCTGCCGTGGCGG encodes the following:
- a CDS encoding cation transporter, which gives rise to MPDNEITIGAEESRQKLVFTGLVIDILILIPETAAVILSGSATLLSDVIKGANEILATSFALMIIRRVTAGGKFTYDYGMGKFESLTRIITGGVMLISLCILLLFTLHRIFNPEHFDIDAAIIGIPLMFFASIADSYHWRKNYQRAQKEPTPIMEAQWRLRRAKTFSDLLILLALVLSVVLVQYSWSMYIDPAVSFIIIGFLLLAGYREISASLPDLFDKTLEEELQLLILRELSSSFHRYHEFYGVRSRRSGTRIYIEIFLGFDPDQRMGNVQDFIDFLKRSLEDQIPGSVVSIVPMREKDPRSAV